CTGGCCAGCTGCCTGCGCCTGCTCGGCCCGCAGGACGGCCTGCTGCTCAGCGGCGATGCGGTCTACGCCCTGCAACCCGGCTGCTCCCAGCTGCAAGCCCTGCAGCTGATGCCGGACAGCATCGCCCTGTTTGCCCTCGAAGAAGATCTGCAGGCGCGCAACCTGCCGCTGCCCGCCCGCGCCCAGGCCGTGGACTATCCGGCCTTCGTCGAACTGTGCGGCCGCTACGCCAAGGTCAACAGCTGGTTATGAGCAGCCTGCATATCGACGGGCGCAGCATCGCCCTGGACAAGGACGGCTACCTGCAGGAGCTGGCCGACTGGTCGCCGGCCGCCGCCGAAGCCCTGGCCGCCGCCGAGGAGCTGCAGCTGTCGGCCGAACACTGGGAAATCCTCACCCTGCTGCGCGCCTTCTACAGCGAATTTCAGCTATCCCCGGCCACCCGCCCGCTGATCAAGTACGTGGCGCTCAAGCTCGGCCCGGAGAAAGGCAACAGCCTGCACCTCAATCGCCTGTTCAAAGGAACTCCCGCCAAGCTGGCCGCCAAGCTGGCCGGCCTGCCGAAACCGACCAACTGCCTCTGAAATTGCGCCCATGAATCTCATCGCCCCACCGGAACACCCCTTCGCCCAGTTCGTGCGCATCCTCGGCAAAGGCAAGCGCGGCGCCCGTAGCATGAGCCGCGAAGAGGCCCGCGAGGCCATGGGCCTGCTGCTCGACGGCAAGGTTGAAGACACCCAGCTCGGCGCCTTCCTCATGCTGCTGCGGCACAAGGAAGAAAGCGCCGAGGAGCTGGCCGGCTTCACCGAGGCCCTGCGCGAGCGCCTGGCGGCACCCGCGATCGCTGTCGACCTGGACTGGCCCAGCTATGCCGGCAAGAAGCGCCACCTGCCCTGGTTCCTCCTGGCCGTTAAGGCCCTGGCGGCCAGCGGCCTGCGTATTCACCTGCACGGCGGCGGCGCGCATACCGCCGGGCGCCTGTTCAGCGAGCAGTTGCTGGAGACGCTGGAAATTCCGCTGTGCCGCTCCTGGGAACAGGTCGCCGCAGCCCTCGACCAGCAGCGCCTGGCCTTCACCCCGCTGGGCGCCTGGGCACCGCAGCTGCAGCGGATGATCGACCTGCGCAACACCCTCGGCCTGCGCTCGCCGATCCACTCGCTGGCACGCATCCTCAACCCGCTCGGCGCGCGCTGCGTGATGCAGAGCATCTTCCACCCTGGCTACCAGGCCGTGCACCGCGAAGCCAGCCAGCTGCTTGGCGATACGGCCATCGTGATCAAGGGCGAAGGCGGCGAGATCGAAGTCAACCCGGATGGTCAGTGCCACCTGTACGGCACCGCCGGCGGCGAGAACTGGGATGAGGAATGGCCGGCGCAGTCCGCCCTGCGCCACGTCAAGCCGGAACAGCTCGACCCGACACACCTGCTGGCCTTCTGGAAAGGTGAAGTCGAGGACGCCTACGGCCGCCTGGCCGTGCTCAGCACCATCGCCCTCGGCCTGCGCGCCCTTGGCGAGTCACGCGAAAACGCCCTGGCCCGCGCCGAAACGCTCTGGAATGCGCGCTCAGTCAGCTGACTGAGCGCCTTCGAACCAGGCCAGCTTCTCCCGCAGCTGCACCACCTCACCGACTATCACCAAGGTCGGTGCATGCACCTCGTGCTCGGCAACCAGCTGCGGCAGATCGGCCAGAGTGCCGGTGAACACCCGCTGATTCTGCGTGGTGCCCTGCTGCACCAAGGCCGCCGGCGTGCTCGCCGCCCGACCATGGGCAATCAGCTGCTCGCAGATCTGCGGCAGGCCGACCAGGCCCATGTAGAACACCAGGGTCTGGCCCGGCGCGCTGAGCTCCTGCCAAGGCAGGTTGCTACTGCCATCCTTGAGATGACCGGTGACAAAGCGCACCGACTGGGCGTGATCGCGATGGGTCAGCGGAATCCCGGCATAGGCCGCGCAGCCGGAGGCTGCCGTGATGCCCGGCACCACCTGGAACGGGATGCCATTGACGGCCAGCTCCTCGATCTCCTCACCGCCGCGGCCAAATATGAACGGATCGCCGCCCTTCAGGCGCAGTACGCGCTTGCCGGACTTGGCCAGCTCGACCAGGCGCTGGTTGATCTGCTCCTGCGGCAGCGCATGGTCGGCGCGCTGCTTGCCGACATAGATGCGCTCGGCGTCACGACGGCACAGCTCGATAATGGCCGGAGCCACCAGGCGGTCGTACAACACCACGTCGGCCTGCTGCATCAGGCGCAGGGCACGGAAGGTCAGCAAGTCAGGATCGCCAGGGCCGGCACCGACCAGGTAGACCTCGCCCAGGGCACGCGGCGCGCTACCGGCAATCTTCGCTTCGAGCAGGCGCTCGCCCTCGCCCAGCTTGCCGGCGAACACGCTCTCGGCAATCTGGCCCTGGAACACGTCCTCCCAGAACACCCGGCGTTGCTGCACATCGGGGAACAGCCCACGTACCTGGGCACGAAACTTCTTCGCCAACCCGGCCAGCTGGCCGTAGGTAGCGGGAATCCAGGTCTCGATCTTGGCGCGGATCAGTCGCGCCAGCACCGGCGCGTCGCCGCCGCTGGTGACGGCGACGATCAGCGGCGAGCGATCGACGATGGCCGGGAAGATCACACTGCACAGCTTGGGCGCGTCCACCACGTTGACCGGCACGCCACGCGCCTGGGCATCGGCCGAGGCCCGCTCGCGCACGCCTTCGTCGTCGCAGGCCACGATCGCCAGCGCCACGCCCTGCAGATCCTCGGCCTGGTAGTCACGCAGGCGCAGCTCGCCGCCCGCGCCGACCAGCTCGCGCAGCTCGGCACAGACCTCTGTCGCCACCACCCGCAGGCTGGCGCCGGCATCGGCCAGCAGGCGCGCCTTGCGCAGGGCCATCTCGCCGCCGCCGACCAGCAGTACCGGACGATCCTGCAGCTTGTGGAACAGGGGAAGGAAATCCATGGCGCACGCTCTCGATCAGGGAAAACAAAACGGGGCGGCTCTGGCCACCCCGTCGTGTGCAACGTTAAGGCAGAGCCTTAGCCGATCACTTCGATACCGGCCATATAGGGCTTCAGCACGTCGGGCACACGGATGCTGCCGTCGGCCTGCTGGTAGTTCTCCAGCACGGCGACCAGGGTGCGGCCCACCGCCAGGCCGGAGCCATTGAGGGTGTGCACCAGCTCCGGCTTGCCGGTTTCCGGGTTGCGGTAGCGCGCCTGCATGCGGCGGGCCTGGAAGTCGCCGCAGTTGGAGCAGGAGGAGATCTCGCGGTACTTGTCCTGGCTCGGCACCCAGACTTCCAGGTCGTAGGTCTTCACCGCGCCGAAGCCCATGTCGCCGGTGCACAGCGCCAGCTTGCGGTACGGCAGCTCGAGCAGCTGCAGCACGCGCTCGGCGTTGGCGGTCAGACTTTCCAAGGCTTCGAAGGATTTCGACGGCTCGACGATCTGCACCATCTCGACCTTGTCGAACTGGTGCTGACGAATCATGCCGCGGGTATCGCGGCCCGAGGCACCAGCTTCGCTGCGGAAGCACGGGGTGTGAGCGACGAACTTGATCGGCAGCTGCTTGGCGTCGAGGATGGCGCCGGCGACGATGTTGGTCAGCGACACTTCGGCAGTCGGGATCAGGTACAGGTCGGCCTGGTCTTCACGGCCGATCTTGAACAGGTCTTCCTCGAACTTCGGCAGCTGGCCGGTGCCCTGCAGTGCGGAAGCCTGCACCAGGTACGGGGTGTAGGCTTCCTCGTAACCGTGCTCGGCGGTGTGCAGGTTGATCATGAACTGCGCCAGGGCACGGTGCAGGCGGGCGATGGGGCCGCGCAGCAGGGCGAAACGGGCGCCGGACAGCTTGGCCGCAGTCTCGAAGTCCAGCCAGCCATGCTGCTCACCTAGGGCGACGTGATCCTGCACCGGGAAACCGAAACTGCGCGGGGTGCCCCAGCGCGACACCTCGACGTTGCCGTCTTCGTCCTCGCCCACCGGTACCGACTCGTGCGGCAGGTTGGGGATGTTCAGCAGCAGGTTGTCCAGCTCGGTCTGGATGCTGTCCAGCTCGCGCTTGCCCTCTTCCAGCTCGCTGCCCATCTTGTCGACTTCCGCCAGCAGCGGAGCGATGTCTTCGCCACGGGCCTTGGCCTGGCCGATGGACTTGGAGCGGCTGTTGCGCTCGGCCTGCAGCTGCTCGGTGCGGGTCTGCACGGCCTTGCGCTGGTTCTCGAGGGCTTCGAAGCGGGCCACATCCAGCTGGAAGCCACGGGTTGCCAGGCGGGCAGCCACTTCTTCGAGCTGGCTGCGAACGAGTTTGGAATCGAGCATGGTGTTGTTTCCACAAGTGCGAATGAACGGCGACTGTCGAGCCGACCACAATGCTGCGCAGTTTACGGACTTCGCGCCGGCAAGCCGAGCCCTTTTGCCAGGAAATCCGCCTGCCGCTTGCATTTATCGGCATAAGCCTTTTTCCTTGGGCGACTCCAATCAGCCGCCCAGGAAATAGCGTGTTCAAAGCCATTCTTGCCATCAGCCTGGGCTCTGCCTGCGGCGCATTGCTGCGCTGGACACTGGGCCTCAAGCTGAACAGTCTGTTCCCCGCCATCCCACCCGGCACCCTACTGGCCAACCTGATCGGCGGCTACATCATCGGCGTGGCGGTAGCCTATTTCGCCAGCGCGCCCAATCTGTCGCCGGAGTGGCGCCTGCTGATCATCACCGGATTCTGCGGCGGCCTGACCACCTTCTCGACCTTCTCCGCGGAAATCCTCAGCCTGCTCCAGCAGGGCCGCCTGGCCATCGCCATGGGCGCCATTTGCCTGCATGTCAGCGGTTCGCTGCTGATGACCTTCGCCGGCCTGCTCAGCTGGCAGTGGCTGGCGCGCTGAGGGAGCAGCCAGCTCGCGACTAGCGTCGACGCTGACGCGGGCTGTGTCGATCCAGCTCGGCCAGACGCTCGAGCTTCTCGCGGATCTTCAGCTCCAGGCCGCGCGGTACCGGCTGGTAGTACTGGCGCGGCTCGAGCTGTTCGGGGAAGTAGTCCTCGCCGGCGGCATAGGCCTCCGGTTCGTCATGGGCATAGCGGTATTCCTCGCCGTAGCCCAGCTCCTTCATCAGCTTGGTCGGCGCGTTGCGCAGGTGCAGCGGCACCTCCAGCGAACCGTGCTCGGCGGCATCGCGCATGGCCGCCTTGAAGCCCATGTACACCGCATTGCTCTTCGGCGCACAGGCGAGATAGACGATGGCCTGGGCCACCGCCAGCTCGCCCTCGGGACTGCCCAGACGCTCCTGCACATCCCAGGCATTCAGGCACAGGGTCAGGGCGCGCGGGTCGGCGTTGCCGATGTCCTCGCTGGCCATGCGCACCACACGCCGCGCCAGGTACAGCGGATCGCAGCCGCCGTCGAGCATGCGCGCGTACCAGTACAGGGCAGCGTCCGGATTGGAGCCGCGCACCGACTTGTGCAGCGCGGAAATCTGGTCGTAGAAGGCCTCGCCGCCCTTGTCGAAGCGCCGCCGGCTGTCGCCCAGCAAGTTCTGCAGCAGCTCGACACCCAGCTCGCCGCCAT
The window above is part of the Pseudomonas alcaligenes genome. Proteins encoded here:
- the tusB gene encoding sulfurtransferase complex subunit TusB encodes the protein MATLHLLSHSPFSDSRLASCLRLLGPQDGLLLSGDAVYALQPGCSQLQALQLMPDSIALFALEEDLQARNLPLPARAQAVDYPAFVELCGRYAKVNSWL
- a CDS encoding TusE/DsrC/DsvC family sulfur relay protein; amino-acid sequence: MSSLHIDGRSIALDKDGYLQELADWSPAAAEALAAAEELQLSAEHWEILTLLRAFYSEFQLSPATRPLIKYVALKLGPEKGNSLHLNRLFKGTPAKLAAKLAGLPKPTNCL
- a CDS encoding glycosyl transferase family protein; its protein translation is MNLIAPPEHPFAQFVRILGKGKRGARSMSREEAREAMGLLLDGKVEDTQLGAFLMLLRHKEESAEELAGFTEALRERLAAPAIAVDLDWPSYAGKKRHLPWFLLAVKALAASGLRIHLHGGGAHTAGRLFSEQLLETLEIPLCRSWEQVAAALDQQRLAFTPLGAWAPQLQRMIDLRNTLGLRSPIHSLARILNPLGARCVMQSIFHPGYQAVHREASQLLGDTAIVIKGEGGEIEVNPDGQCHLYGTAGGENWDEEWPAQSALRHVKPEQLDPTHLLAFWKGEVEDAYGRLAVLSTIALGLRALGESRENALARAETLWNARSVS
- the cysG gene encoding siroheme synthase CysG, which produces MDFLPLFHKLQDRPVLLVGGGEMALRKARLLADAGASLRVVATEVCAELRELVGAGGELRLRDYQAEDLQGVALAIVACDDEGVRERASADAQARGVPVNVVDAPKLCSVIFPAIVDRSPLIVAVTSGGDAPVLARLIRAKIETWIPATYGQLAGLAKKFRAQVRGLFPDVQQRRVFWEDVFQGQIAESVFAGKLGEGERLLEAKIAGSAPRALGEVYLVGAGPGDPDLLTFRALRLMQQADVVLYDRLVAPAIIELCRRDAERIYVGKQRADHALPQEQINQRLVELAKSGKRVLRLKGGDPFIFGRGGEEIEELAVNGIPFQVVPGITAASGCAAYAGIPLTHRDHAQSVRFVTGHLKDGSSNLPWQELSAPGQTLVFYMGLVGLPQICEQLIAHGRAASTPAALVQQGTTQNQRVFTGTLADLPQLVAEHEVHAPTLVIVGEVVQLREKLAWFEGAQSAD
- the serS gene encoding serine--tRNA ligase produces the protein MLDSKLVRSQLEEVAARLATRGFQLDVARFEALENQRKAVQTRTEQLQAERNSRSKSIGQAKARGEDIAPLLAEVDKMGSELEEGKRELDSIQTELDNLLLNIPNLPHESVPVGEDEDGNVEVSRWGTPRSFGFPVQDHVALGEQHGWLDFETAAKLSGARFALLRGPIARLHRALAQFMINLHTAEHGYEEAYTPYLVQASALQGTGQLPKFEEDLFKIGREDQADLYLIPTAEVSLTNIVAGAILDAKQLPIKFVAHTPCFRSEAGASGRDTRGMIRQHQFDKVEMVQIVEPSKSFEALESLTANAERVLQLLELPYRKLALCTGDMGFGAVKTYDLEVWVPSQDKYREISSCSNCGDFQARRMQARYRNPETGKPELVHTLNGSGLAVGRTLVAVLENYQQADGSIRVPDVLKPYMAGIEVIG
- the crcB gene encoding fluoride efflux transporter CrcB translates to MFKAILAISLGSACGALLRWTLGLKLNSLFPAIPPGTLLANLIGGYIIGVAVAYFASAPNLSPEWRLLIITGFCGGLTTFSTFSAEILSLLQQGRLAIAMGAICLHVSGSLLMTFAGLLSWQWLAR
- a CDS encoding replication-associated recombination protein A; the encoded protein is MDLFRSAPVAQPLAARLRATSLDEYVGQEHVLGPGKPLREALEQGALHSMVFWGPPGVGKTTLAKLLAQVSDAHFETISAVLSGVKEIRQAVDMAKQQAAQYGRRTILFVDEVHRFNKSQQDAFLPYVEDGTLIFIGATTENPSFELNNALLSRARVYVLKSLDEAAMRKLVARALGEDKGLGKRNLSLPEESFQILLAAADGDGRRLLNLLENAADLAEDGGELGVELLQNLLGDSRRRFDKGGEAFYDQISALHKSVRGSNPDAALYWYARMLDGGCDPLYLARRVVRMASEDIGNADPRALTLCLNAWDVQERLGSPEGELAVAQAIVYLACAPKSNAVYMGFKAAMRDAAEHGSLEVPLHLRNAPTKLMKELGYGEEYRYAHDEPEAYAAGEDYFPEQLEPRQYYQPVPRGLELKIREKLERLAELDRHSPRQRRR